The genomic DNA ACGGGTCACACTTTGGCCAAGTATCCTACAAAGAGACTCCCGAGAGCCAGAAGTATTGAAGGAATGGCCATAGGAATGGGCGCATCATGACATCGTAAGATGTCTCGCCCGAATGAATTAGTTGGTACTAGAAATGTTAGAAAAAGTGAACGAAAAGAGTAATAAGAAGTGAAAAGGACAGAGACACTTCCCAACCAGAAAGCAAAGTTCCCACTGATGGTATACTTAGTGTAAGCGAGCTCTAAGATCACATCTTTGGAATAAAATCCAGTTAGAAAAGGAAATCCAATTAGAGATAAGCTGCCCATGAGCATCATGGCATAGGTAAAAGGGAACGAGGAGGCAAGCCCCCCCATCTTCCGCATATCTTGCTCATCCGACATGGCATGAATCACCGAACCTGCACTCAGGAATAGTAATGCTTTGAAAAACGCGTGATTCATTAAGTGAAAGACGCTAACCGAATAGTTAGAGATGCCGCAAGCAAAGATCATATAGCCTAATTGACTGCAAGTTGAATAAGCTATGACCCTCTTTAGATCGTTCTGTAATATTCCAGTGGTTGCCGCAAGGAATGACGTCGTAGCTCCTGCAGAAGTAATAACAATCAAAGCCGTAGGTGGGTATTCAAATAAAGGGGAGCACCTTGCTATCATGAAAACGCCAGCTGTTACCATAGTAGCTGCATGAATCGAAGCGGATACTGGAGTGGGACCCTCCATAGCATCGGGTGACCAAGTATGCGATCCTATCTGTGCAGATTTCCCAACAGCACCAATAAAAAGTAAAATACAAATAAGAGTTATGGCATTCAATCTCATATTGCAAGAAATCCAAGAATTTCTGGGGGCACTAGCACGAGCAAAAATGGTTGAAAAGTCTACTGTTTGAAAGAGAGTAAAACGGCCCGAAATCCCAGGAGCTAATCCAAAATCCCCTACTCGATTGACAGGCATAGCTTTTGTAGCTGCTTTATCTGCCTGAAGTCGTGTAAACCAGAAATGAATTAACAAATATGAAGCAAGACCTACTCCCTCCCATCCCAGGAATAATTGAAGAGAGTTATCTCCAGTCACCAACATTGGCATAAAAAAAGTAAAAATGGATAAATAACACATAAATCGAGGGCTATGCGGATCCTCGGACATATATGAAATGGAATAAAGATGGACCAAGCTACTTATGGATGTAACCACAATTAACATCACTACGGTCGGGCTATCGAACACGGAGTCAGAAGTGAATTACGAGTCGGACCAATTTGCGAATCGAGCGAGCTCCCCTTGCATGCAATGATGTGGTGGTGAACCTCTCATTCTAATTCAGTGCTCTCCGAACCGTGCGGGAAGGTTTCCCATCACACGGCTCACCAACTTGATCTTCCGCGGGAACCGTATGTCCGAACAGGCCTGGAAAAACAGGTACGATCTCGCTTTCCTTTGCCACTCAAGTGTACGGCATCTGCCGTGCTTAGGCCCCTTCTTCCCTTCCAACATGAAAGAGTCCGCCGCCTGCCTTAGTAGTCTCAAATAGGGCTAAAAGCGCCTGCCTCTTTTTTTAGTAGGTGATTCACTACCGAAGCGAAGAAAAGGCTGGATCAAGAAAAGGGGGTACTACGAGCCCTCTGCCCCACGCATCTAACCAGCTCGCGTGGTTCACCGGTTCCACCGACTAGACTCTTAGAGTGATTCAGTCGATACAGAGATGCGCTTGAAGTGGGGGGTGTGCTGTCCCTATTGGGCTGGGCCCTTCCCCATAAGGCCCCACCGTCGGGGCATAAGCGCCCTCTTGCTACCCATATGCGAGGCGCCGTCTTAGCCTTCCCTGACCAGGATCGCTCCCACACCCGTAGCGTTCGTGATCGGCCTACTCAACTCTGTATCGATCGAAAGGCAGGGCGGCACAGCCCCCAACCAAGGGAGTGGTTACGTCCAGTATGTCCCCCCTTATTCCCGACATGCTATAGTGCCCCGGGGTGGGTAGGAGCGGGTCGAGTCCGTATCGCCGCGGAGCAACAGCCGCGTCCGGATCTGATCTATCTACTCGGCAATTCATTCGGTGACTTCACGGTCGCCAAAGAAGCCCCAAGAAGCATCAAACATTTCCGATGAGATCCATGGAGCAATTCTTAGATAGCAAGCACTAGCTCCCGGTGCGACTTCATAAAAAGCAATCAGAGATAAGATCGAAGAGAATGAAACGCACGTAGTGGTCATTATAGCGGTTCCTTCTGATCCTAGAAAACGTCCGAAAAAACCTGCTACGGAACTACCGAGAAGGGGCAAAAAAACTATAAGTAGATACATAATTTCGACTGTGATCAGACAACCAGAAATCAGACAATGACAGAGCGGCCTGTGATAGATTGATCGACGTCCGAAGAACGCTCGACCGAAGGAATGAGTCACAAGGTGAATTGTAAGCCCCAACGACAAAGGAACGGGATTTTCGGGGACTAGCCTTTTTTTATTATGGGATTATTCAATGCATCTGCTTTCGTAGCTAAGATTCTAGTGTATTTATTTCATTTTGATTCGGCAATCGTCGAAGTCGGAATCAACTTGAGTATACATCTGGGTGGGTCGAGCTATTCCTTCATGATCGTGGTACTTCTTCTTTTCTCATTAATGCCGCCGTGGTGAATTGAATGTATCCGTTGATCCAGTGACGAACTCTTTCACGCCACAACAGTGATTGTTGAATGCAATGCTTTGTACCAGATGCTTGTGCTGCAGAGATGCAAACCGGAAAGCAACTGTCGTGACATGACAAATAAAGTAATAAAAACCTCTTGATGATGATAGATAGCCAAATCCAGGAATCATTTTGGATTCGGAAATGAGAGGAATGTCACCCCATCGACTGAGAAAGAAGGCGGTCTATCGATTCGAGAGCTAGCCGCTTAGCTATCAGTGACATATGCGAACGACCAGTTCGTAAGTCAAGTGATGGGCAAATACACGCATGATCGGGAACCAAACCAGACGTCGGGATCCGCCAAAGGCCAAAGCAAAGGTTCTTTTAGATTCTTGAAAGAGAGGTCGGCTTCTTTTTTTCCTTCTTACCCTTCCTCCATTATTCTCAGCAACTCAACCTCATTTTTAGTTGTAAAATCTCCCTAAAGATTTTCCTTCCATTATCTTTTGTCTATTCTTAAATTACAATTAAGCCTGTACCTGAGATGGATTCTGCGAGTGCCATAGTGATTATGATTGTTCTTACCATTGTCCCCAAGGATTGTACTTTCTTACTAGGTACAAGATTGAGCGGATCATAACTCTTCTTTCCTTTAAATTCATGTCTTATAGTTCAGTTAAAAGATTCCCCGCATGGGCAAGGACTCTCGGTTAGCAGTTAAAGACTTTTTGGTCATTTCCGGTAACCTGGTAGATCTACTGAACCTTTTCCGGAAGGGAGTTTCGGACTTATTTTTTCTTTGTTTGGTTCGTTCGATACCATAACCTCGATGGTTATGTAGCTTCTATGGAGGTTAACCCATGATAGAAGAAGATTGTATGTCGATTTTAGCAACTCAATGCCTTAAGCCACCCAACTAGCTCAGCGGTAGAGCTGTCAGTACTTAACTGACTGGTCGTAGGTTCAATTCCTACTTAGGGTTTTTTAATTCATTCTTGAATTCGAAATGAAAGTGAAAACAAGAATTAGTCGCACAGGTGATTCATATCATTGCTTGTACTTGAATCAAGATTGGATTAGCAGGAAAAGAGTGAATCTGTCCTTCCTAAGCGCTTTCAGTCACCCATTAGTGCTTTCTACTTGCTGGGCTATTCCATGTCTTCCGTAGAGATTTTCTTATATATGTGAATTTCTTCTAGTTTTCACGAATGCCTTAGTCAAGGGATTAGATTATGGGCTCAATGTCTTATTGAAAGTGATCAGTCTTCTCCGATCAGAGCTTCCTCTGTTCTTTTGTTCTGAACCCGTGCTTTGCTTTTCTTAACCCATTTTCTTGCTATTCCCTGTTATTGCAAAATGATTTCTTCGTTAACTAAGCGTACTCCCTTCTCCTTCTATCTAATAAGCTGAACTACGTCCACTCTTGAGGACGAGTCATAATTGTTGTTTTGACTTTAATTCTGCCTAAATCCGAACCTGCCTGACTTTCCTTCACCTTCAAGCTTTCGTTCAACAGTCAGGGATTCCCTCACCTCTTGATCCTCGACCTCTGGGAACTGAACTCCCTTAAAAGACGAAGAAAATTAGCTGCTTCCGGAGAAGTAGAGGGATATAGGGTTCATTTATTCAAGGACTACTTCCCTATTTGAGATCTTTTGAAAGCCCTGTTCTTAAGGTAATAATTTTCTTATTCCTCAAAAAGAAAGGCTCTTTCTTAAGTTCTAGGGGCGGGATGCTAATAATCTACGTCCAACTCTTTCTTCATACCGCCAATCCTGTCTCAAGAAGGGAGTTAGAGAGAAGGCTCGAGAGACCTTCGCTTGAGCTAATTCCCGATTTCCAGTGGAGGCTGCAAAGGCATCTTCTATAGATGGACCGAAACCGGACCTAAAGGATTTGCCTGGTCAGATTTTTTTCGTTCGCTCTAATTTCGGCTATCTTCCCGAACTCTAAGCGCTAGTTGAACCTTCTTCGGTCTCTTTCAGCGGCGGGGAGCTTTCTCTCTTAAAGAGGGTCTTCGTTGCGCTTTCCTCTGACAGTTATACCCCTTACGAGGTCTGCAAGCCTAGCTAGATTCAAGTTCTCCTCCCAGGGGAGAAAGGTAAATGCATTCTTTTTTAATGAATACCCGGTAGCTGTAGCAAAGGAAGAAAGCGTAGAGGCTCCGCCTGATCCCCGGAGATGGAACAACTTCTGACCCTGGCCCCGGCTTAACCACACTAAGATTTATTCAGTCTAATTGGAAGACTGCTATTGAATCAGCGCTTGAAATGGGGTCTTTTCGCGACTCCACTGCTATTGAGTTGGGCTGCTAGCCTCTTGTTAGCTGCCTCTCCCGTCCAGGATTCAGTATTCTTGGATTAGGCTTTACCGGGCTTCTCTCTTGTTGCTTTAAGGCAGGGCTAAGGCATTGGTTGACTTTCTTTCTATTCTAAGAGTTGGGAGCGAAGGAACTGAAGGTCTCCCCGGTTCTGCTTTGCCTTTTGCTTCCCCTTTCTTTTGTTAGGAATCGATCCAGTTGCTTCTCCGGTCTTGGTGGGTTAGGTTAGTACGGGGAATTAGATTCTGTTTCAGAAAGAACTTTGAGTGAACAAGGCAAAAGCCTATCTTTTCTCAAGCTTGATTCGAAATAGCTATCAGTTCAAGCAGGAGAGTCCGTCTTTCTTTGTTAAATGGCCGAATTAGTCACACCCATAGAAAGGATCAATCCCACATTCGGCTCAAGAGAAGCAAAGGAAAGATCAGAGTCGGCATTAGCCCCGTTGTTGGAGGAAGAAGCCCTTCTATTGAATCAATTGGAGGAAGGACTACTAATAGGTAGTGGTGAGGTAGTTCTTATTAGTTCGAATCGGTGCTGGTAGCTGTAAACTCTTCTTTCTCGATGGGAATCATAGCCCTATCGTAGCCAAGTCAATGGACTTGCCTTTCTTGCTTGACTCAACTTCCTAAACCTCTTCCTGCTCATTGACTATTGGAAGAACTTTCAAATGGGACAGGTGATGAGGGAAGACCTTCTATCTTAGACAAGAAAATGTACAGAATACAGATAAGGAAAGCAGTCTACTCATGCCCAGGCACAGCAGAATAAAAGGCCTAACTCTACTCTCAAAGTAGTGAAGTTCCCCAAGGGTTCGGTATCATAATAGAGTAGTATGCCGGAACTCTTTCCAACAATATCCGGAGCGAACTGTCGGACTAGGAGCTGCGATTTCTTTTGTTGAAGAAGAAGTTCTTCCGATGGCGAGAATCTGTTCTTGGTGGTAGGGCATGGTTAAGCTTTTAGTAGGCATAGAGTAGAAGAAACTGATCGATCGAGATAACATTTCCACCAGATGCCAGAAAGAGGAAGACAGAAGCAAGAGTCCCCCAGGGCGAAATGTGAGTTCATCGCCGGATTCGGAGTAGTTCAAATCAAAGAGTTCCAGATATGCGGATTAAGCGAGTTCAGCCGTGGGCAAAAAAAATGAAATGCTCGTACACAAGCCAAGGGATGAACTTCATTCTGGTGTCATAGAATAAGGGGTCTCATCAATAAATGAGATTCCCACAGAGCGGTAACTAAAACAAGGAAGAGCTATTAGCTTGTCGGCGTAACGAAAGAACTATCGGATGGTAGGCCTTAACTAACTGCTTCCATACTTAGAGAAGGATTTGCTGCTTTCACAAGAATTAGCCCAAAAAGGAGAAAACCAAAACTCTTTATTTAGTGGCCCAGCCAAGAATCATCGATTTTTTTTGGAGTTCCCTGTTCAAGGCCCATCTCTTCCTTGACCCTGTAAGCAAAAAAGACCGACTTCCCTAAAAGTAAGTGGCACGTTCCAGGATATCCTCGTAGAAGGGAATCTGACTTGCTGCCAAAAGAACGGGGTTGGATGCGCTTCTGTCTGTCTTTAAAGGAAAGTTCACCGAGGGTGAGAAAAAGGTAGCTCTTTTCTATCTTATTAGTAGCGGTCTTTGCTGCTTGACTTCTTGACTTAGAGCTTGAAGGTGACGCGACTACTCTCTCTTTCCGGTTTAGCCTACTATGGGAAGGTTTAAACCTTCTGTTCCTCCGTACCTTTTCTTTCTGTTTGGCTTTTCCCCAGCCCCCAAACTACAAGCCTTTTAGCTGCTAGCCCCTGTCTGTCCCGACATCCATAAAGTCTTTAGTCCCGATCATCAACACTCGACTGAAGGGAACGAAAGAAGGGGAAGGAGAGGGAGGTTTTTCTTGGCCCGGGGCCGGCTCCTTCCGATCCGGACCGGAGAAATAATGATTTGAATAGATGGCTCAGTGGCTTAGCTTGGCTTCGGAAGGAATGAAGCGAGAAGGGAGGTCTTGAAGAGCCTGGATTTATGGTTTCTCCTACCGCCGGTAGGGACCTCCTTTCTGATCCCGGTCCCGACATCAATACTGAATGGCTGGGTCTGTCCTATAGAATTGCTCATGGAAGGACGAGTGCTTCGTATTGCCGCTGCTAAGCCGCCCCTCCAATGTGGATATCTGGAAAAGGGGAGCGAGAGGTCAAGATCTCGAGAAGTTCCATTCGTTCCGTGGATCCGGGAAAGGGACCTCTCTCTCTCCAACTATGGATCCATCTGGCTTTTCTGGGGAAAAGTGTCTTCCGTAAATTAAATCATTCAATCACGCTTTACTCAACATCTTCCTCTTTCCATACCTTCTTCTATCATTCCCAGGCCAAGGGAGAGGTACGGAACACGAGACCAGTAGTTAAAGAAAGGAAAGCGAGAATGGATAACCGGCAAGTAGGGAACCAGGGGGGCACCGGTCAACTCTTTTGCCTTTCACTCCAATTCTTCCGCAAGGGTTTACATCTCTGCTTCAATGGGTGGCCTTCACTCGAAGCCAATCGTCCTTCCGATAAGGCATTCACTCGAACCATCAAGAGAATGGTTCGAATCGGATTCCCGCTAAGGGAACGAAGCAATGGCTGCCTGCAGTTGAATGAGTTGGATCGGATGCTGGAGCGGCCATCAGTCGCAGGGATTTCAACTTCTTTTCTCGATGGAAGGACAAGCAGAATGAATGACCGGGGAAGTGACAAATCAGGAATCCAGAAGCTAGAAAGCATCTCTAGGTCGGATGCTTATCCCCTTCCAACCAATCATTCCCTATCAATCTTTCTGGTCAAGGACCTCGCCTGCCTGCGGGGGGGAGATAGTAGGGAATTGGATCCTGTTGATTGAGTAAGATGGGAAAGAGATGGATGGCGCGGAATAAACCTATTTCAAATACCTGATATGAAAGAAAAAGTCAAAAAACGGACGATTGTGCGCCGGTTTCTATTATATCGGACCCCTCCGGATTTAGCCAAGGAGGAGTTCGATTTCGCTTCTTTCCCACAGCAATCCCAATCCCTTTCGGATCTGTCTTTTATAGCCCTACCGGGTGTACGCGGGTGCAATGGCCTGGTACGAGCTCTACGCAAGCGCAAGTAAGGGCCGACCCGTATCGATAGTGTCAGGTGGGGGCAATAAAGAATAAAGAAAGGTCATAGGGCGAATACCTTGTTGAAGATCCCCCATCTCATACATACCATACGAAGCACTACCCTAGGTCCATTGAACCTTCTCTCGTAAATTAGTTCAGTCCCGGCCGGCTGTTACGAATCATGAAATGTTGACCGAACAGTAAGCCATTTACCTGGATCCCATTTACCCGATGCCTTTGGTCGAACCAACAAGACGGAAGCTTGTGCCTATTATTAAGTTAAATTAAAAGAATGCTAGCCGACTCTAGCTCTGAACCAGTCCTCGCTAATCGTCCACTCTACCGCACCCGAGAGGTGATCGTTAATAAATGAAATATAGTGTTTAACACTTTCTGAGTGCCCCTTTGTCCCAATATCCCTGACATAAGTTCAACCTATACTCGCGGATCACAAAGCCATTATTTAAAAACGACACCTACCAATTCAGAGTGCACCCATTCCTATGGAGAAAGGAAGTATTCTCCCGGGCCTACGTTCCTGGAGCGCTTCTGCGTCTTGCTTTCGGCTTAGCCCACAATCAACATTTCCCTATAGCTCTTGAGGTGAATCATCCATCTCCTTATGCCTTACATATCGTACTCCTTCTTTCTTTTGAGAGGTAGAGGCTCGGGCATTAGGTGAAGGCAGATTAGGAACGAGGACGTTCAACCAAAAGAAAAGCACCAGGGATTGATTAGGGACCTATACAGGACAGTTAGACGACAGATAGACCCGATGGATGACCATAAGTGAAGGATCAAATATCGCCTTTTGTCATTTAGATACTATGTCCGGTCCTAGTACCGCATTCTTTCTTGCTGCATTCCTCCTTTTTTAGACATAACATAGTCATAGTCTTGTATCCACTCCTACCAGATTTCGTTACTTTATGAAAGGTGAGTTCTACTTCCCTGCCGCGAGGGCTTCTACCAGCTCTGATTGAGCCCCCTATATGAGAAGGACTACACGGGAACCCAGCAAACAGAGGTAAAAGTTCAATAGAGAGAATCGAGTTGATAGCTTCCAGTAGTAGTTGCTTGATGGTGTGTAGTGGGATGACCTGGTAGCGATCATATTAGTATGTATATGAGCAGTTCACCATGAGCAGGAGTTTCTCGATATCAGATCTTGAAACAAAGGAGGACCATTTCTCACATCAAGGTAACTACGATAGGCAAAAGAAGACTCTTAGGTCGTTGATTCAAATTCTACCTATATTTGCATTCACTTAATGGTCAAACCAACAATGGAATTTACTCTAACATCCGGCCGGAGGAAAGACTGACTACTACAAGGGCTTGTGCCAACCAACAAGAAGGGGGACGGAGCAAAGACATCTCTTGGCCAGAACCGGACATTGCCCTTTACCATCCCACCACTAGGAGACTGGGACTCGAGGCGTGGTTAAGTATTCCCTTCCGCTCTGGAAGTCCATTTATTTCCCGGTGAACAATATCTTTATTTTCTTTGATTTTATGTTCTAGGAATAAGAACTTTACCTTCCTCTGCAGTGAGCTTCTAGAGAGCGTGAAGTCAGTCTTGTAGATCCAGGGTTTTTCCGACGTAGCCACCTATGCCCTACCCGAAGGGGCGGTGGTTCCTTGTCTCTGTTATCCCTATCTCTCACAAGAGCGACTTAACACAACAATCCATCGAAGCTCGGCGTACGCGATTAGAGTCAACTTGACTACTTTCACTTCAATGGGATAGACAGGGATCGAACCTGCCATGAGCCTTGCAAACTCTATCCCCCAATCCAATGTTGATCAATAGTTAAATCTAATAACATGTCGTATAGTTGCTGTAAGAAAGAGCAAAAGCAAGGAAGGCTGTAGTTGAATAAGTCGATCTTCTTTTTATCTAACATCGTCCGGTAGTTCCCTTTAGTTTGTTTCTAAGAAGCTAGGACAGCTAAGAACGAATTAGCTCTTTCAAGCCCCGTTTCTAGAAGAGAAAGCCAGAAGGTAATAGCTGATTGGCAGTATGAGTGTCAGAAAGCTGCCGATGCTGTATTGCTGCCTGCTCGAATCAACATCCCTCTACGAGTTTCCTCATTCCTGTGGTTGTTCTAATCTTTTAGATCGATCGGGGCTCTAATGCCATTTATCTTCCGTCCAAAGGCCAGTTCAAGCTCTCAGATATAGGTTAGTTCTCCCTTTCGATATGAGTCCCTTATTTCCTCCTTAGGAGCGAATCTCTTCTTGAAAGCCTTCTTCCCGGATTCCTCAACCTAGGATAGATCAATTGACTGTGTAAGCTCTCTAAGGTAGCTATCTATCTTTAATGAGGTTCCTAGTGAGGTCATTCTAATCTTCCCATGGTTCTAACCGGACGCTTATCCTAGTGACATTCTATCATCCTGTGTCACTATATCAAGATTAGTAATACCTTTCATCCTAGTTGTTCTCTTTCCTCTAGGCTAGAGAATATCTTCTTTCTAGATGTATTTATTACTTACTGCACTGGGAGAGGAAAAAGGACTGTAAGCATCTAGTTTGTGATAGCTAGTATGCTAATGTCTCTTTCCTGCCTTGATAGTGGCTTAATCCCTTGATAGTAAGGGAACGCGGTTGAAGGTATTTAGTTATCTTCCTCAATCAAGGACCTCTTTCTTTTTCTTTAAATAGAGAAAGTGGTGGCTAGATTCGCGGTCCCTTTCCAGACTAGAAAGGATTTCAAAGAGCTTTCTGGGATGGAACTCAGTATTCAAGTGAGTCGAGAAAGATTTCCCACCAGAAAGCCAGCCTCCCACTAATCCGAAGAATAAGGAAGGATGCTATCTCCCTGTTACTTACCGTCATAGGACTGGGGAAGCTACTTCCAAGGAGAAAAGAAAGCTACTTCTAAGGGGGCTCGCAACTTGATTAGAGAAGGGCCGCTCGCGGGTTCATTTCCTATAGCGAGGATCAGAAAGAGATTAAATAGCCGACAGGTTTGATTTGATGCTCGTATAAAATTCAATCAAGGTAGACACCATTCTAAATCGTTCTTGTTCATTCTCCTATATTAGTGATTTCATAAAAAAAGTTTCGCACTCGGGAGAACCCATCCCAAATCGGTTGAAGTGGATGCTGATATAGATGCATTTGAATGAATTAGGGTCTTTTGAATAAATGAAACTACGGAACGAAGCCCAACATTTACGCTAAGGTACGATCAACTATGGATTGAGACTACACTAAGGTTATGAAATAGCTTAGCCGAACTATAGAGGCTAAGGTGTTGAACGTCCGCTGTGGATTAAGACTACGTAAAGGTGCGAAAGCCTAGCGAACAAAGATTTCATACCTTTCTTGCTTAGTAAGGCGCATCCGTTTTCTTGCTCCTGCGCATGTTGGACTATACCACTATATACGCTCAGAAAAAGCTTATTTATAGTTCCTTGACTTCCCTATGGTTATGGTATATCCCCTTTCCTATAGGACGAGCCATAGGAACCTATGAGATTGATTGAACAAGCCAACACTTAAAGGCGAAGAAGAATCATCGAACTAATGGACGGACCGCAATGCAAGTACTAGAACTCTTGAAATAGAGGAAGGACCTACCGACCGATTTCGAGAGCTGCTACAGTTCTACAATTTCCAGTTGACCGAGAAAGACCACACTTGTAGGAGACTTTTTCCCAATTTCAAGAAATGTTGATCGCCTCACCTGAAGCTACGAAAATCCTTATTGAATAAAAGAATCGTACGCACAAAGCAAGCAACGTCAACCATTACTGCCAAAGTGTTCGATTCGCGAGCTAGATTTGAACCAACACTTCCGAGAGGCCCGGCGAACTCCCATTTCTTCTAATCGCGTTGTTAACCCGGTTCCTCACGCTGCCCGTGAGTACATCCGGGGGGCGGAAACGCCCTGGCTCCGTTGGCTTGTAGACCTCCGGCTACAATGAAAAAACCTGATGTGAGGGGGCCCACTTCCCACTCCCCCTCCCTTGGAAAATCAACTCACTGCCATTGATTGACCAAGGCCTCCCCCTTACGCCTTACGACGATGGAATTTGTCCACCCACGCCAAGGGTTAACACTTGTCTTTTTAATCCTCCTCGTGAAAGCTTCAGCGCGGCTTAGACTGACTAAGGAGGCTTTATGAAACTGCACTTCAACCTTCGATCGGAATACGGATGAGATCAGAAAGGCCATCATTGGGGCAAACGATGCAATAGCTTCGGTTAGAGCAAAGCCCAAAATGGCATAACCAAATGATTGTTTAGCCAATGATGGATTTCGCGCCACGGAATGAATTAAAGAACTGAAGACGTTTCCAATACCGATAGCAGCTCCCGCTGAAGCAATTGTAGCAGCTCCGGCACCCATTAATTTTGCACCTTCTAACATTTCTTAAAAAACCAAATTCTCGTCACGCTTTCTTTTTGATTCACGATTATATGTTATGGATTCCTCGTCCATGGAATCCTTGTCGATTCTTCTCCTCGTTCCTTTTATCTTGGGCATCTCATACTAAGACTCAAAACTAACCCAATCTCGATATCCTCACTGAACACAAAAAAAATATTGGAATTTTTGAAGGCTTCACATCACAAGTGAGAAATGGTTCTTAGCCAACGGTGACCGGCTCAATGAGCACCTTTGGGCGATGCTTTCTCGATCCGATTTCTCACTTGAAGAAAGATAGCCATCTTTATAAGCAATTTTGAGAATTTTCATTGTAACCCTAAGGTGGACAAGACCTTACAACTAGAAAAGGGGGCAAAATCACAAGTTCTCTTTAGAGAATTGAGATCTCCTTGATGATCCTCCTTTCGATAACAGAGGGGCAGAAGATAAGTTGGAAGTTTCATCTATCAACCTATCCTTCGTCCTACTAACATGTCTTCCGCTGGGATTGGTTGTCAATGTATGTTATGCTATCTCTGCAGAAGTGACATTATGATGAACTAAAAAAGATCCTCAGGTATATAAAGCCCTAGAAAAGGCATTCTTTTATTGGCAAAAGGATCCTTGCTCCGGGCAACTTAGGACCTATTCAGATGCAGCCCCTACCTCTGAAAGCTGAAGGAAGGTATTAATGCAGGCTTTCTCTCTGATAGAAAATCCACCAACCATATAGGATAATTTATTCCCTGGAAAAGCAGGCCCTTTCTTTTGCAATACTTAATAAGGTCTAGATCCTATGTTGAAGCCGAATGCAATGGCATCAACAACTAGTGAACTTGTATGGGTGGGATCTCTTCTGACTGAAATTGGGATTTCGGTCACAGAACCCCATGACACATGTTCTGTGAGAATCAGAATGCTATCCACATAGCCTCCAAGTCGGTCTTCTATGAGAGAACAAAGCATGTAGAAGTCGCCTTACTTAGGTAGGGCATTTTCTCGGGGAAAAGGTGATTGCCGAAATCATCAGAACACCAACCATTAGAAGTGAAGATCAATTGCCGATCTCTTCGCGAAAGGATTGGTAAAGGCCCTCCTTTTTCTTCTCACTCGCAAACAGGGAATGATCGATATTCATTCTCCAGTTTGAAGGGTAACATGTAGAAGTTCTTGTTTGATTCTTCAGTATAATAAAAAAAAAAATAACAATAGAAATCGAATTTATCTTAAGGGTATTACTTTAGCCCTTCTTTTATTATTAAGGTTAGGGAGCTTTTCCTCTTTTGAGGATGTATTACTAATAGAGAAATATATTATATCAAGTCAATAGAATGTTGCATTTTTTTGCTTCACAACTTTTAGTTCTAGATTTCGATAGGGATAACCACATCAGTTCGAAAGAGAAGGGTACCGTGGAGGGAAGTTGTTCGAAAAAGAAAAGAAGAATGAGGTCATGATCGGAAGCGAATGTGGTCCCTGCTTTTTTAATAG from Cannabis sativa mitochondrion, complete genome includes the following:
- the nad5 gene encoding NADH dehydrogenase subunit 5 produces the protein MYLLIVFLPLLGSSVAGFFGRFLGSEGTAIMTTTCVSFSSILSLIAFYEVAPGASACYLRIAPWISSEMFDASWGFLFDSPTVVMLIVVTSISSLVHLYSISYMSEDPHSPRFMCYLSIFTFFMPMLVTGDNSLQLFLGWEGVGLASYLLIHFWFTRLQADKAATKAMPVNRVGDFGLAPGISGRFTLFQTVDFSTIFARASAPRNSWISCNMRLNAITLICILLFIGAVGKSAQIGSHTWSPDAMEGPTPVSASIHAATMVTAGVFMIARCSPLFEYPPTALIVITSAGATTSFLAATTGILQNDLKRVIAYSTCSQLGYMIFACGISNYSVSVFHLMNHAFFKALLFLSAGSVIHAMSDEQDMRKMGGLASSFPFTYAMMLMGSLSLIGFPFLTGFYSKDVILELAYTKYTISGNFAFWLGSVSVLFTSYYSFRSLFLTFLVPTNSFGRDILRCHDAPIPMAIPSILLALGSLFVGYLAKDMMIGLGTNFWANSPFVLPKNEILAESEFAAPTITKLIPIPFSTSGASVAYNVNPVADQFQRAFQTSTFCNRLYSFFNKRWFFDQVLNDFLVRSFLRFGYEVSFEALDKGAIEILGPYGISYTFRRLAERISQLQSGFVYHYAFAMLLGSTLFVTFSRMWDSLSSWVDNRSSFILIVSSFYNNKSSQ
- the atp9 gene encoding ATPase subunit 9, producing MLEGAKLMGAGAATIASAGAAIGIGNVFSSLIHSVARNPSLAKQSFGYAILGFALTEAIASFAPMMAFLISSVFRSKVEVQFHKASLVSLSRAEAFTRRIKKTSVNPWRGWTNSIVVRRKGEALVNQWQ